Proteins from one Dama dama isolate Ldn47 chromosome 12, ASM3311817v1, whole genome shotgun sequence genomic window:
- the LOC133066205 gene encoding ubiquitin-conjugating enzyme E2 D3-like — MFHWQATIMGPNDSPYQGGVFFFTIHFPTDYPFKPPKVAFTTRIYHPNINSNGSICLDILRSQWSPALTISKVLLSICSLLCDPNPDDPLVPEIARIYKTDRDKYSRISREWTQKYAM, encoded by the coding sequence ATGTTTCATTGGCAAGCCACAATTATGGGACCTAATGACAGCCCATATCAAGGCGGTGTATTCTTTTTCACAATTCATTTTCCTACAGACTACCCCTTCAAACCACCTAAGGTTGCATTTACAACAAGAATttatcatccaaatattaacagtAATGGCAGCATTTGTCTCGATATTCTAAGATCACAGTGGTCTCCTGCTTTAACTATTTCTAAAGTTCTTTTATCCATTTGTTCACTGCTATGTGATCCAAACCCAGATGACCCCCTAGTGCCAGAGATTGCACGGATCTATAAAACAGACAGAGATAAGTACAGCAGAATATCTCGGGAATGGACTCAGAAGTATGCCATGTGA